A genomic window from Flavobacterium sp. I3-2 includes:
- the hflX gene encoding GTPase HflX — MLDKEIISYEKAVLVGIITQNQSEDKLNEYLDELQFLTFTAGGEVVKRFKQKMDKPNPKTFVGTGKLEEIELFVTENKIDTVIFDDELTPAQQKNLSKILEAKVLDRTNLILDIFAQRAETSYARTQVELAQFQYLLPRLTGMWTHLERQRGGIGMRGPGETEIETDRRIVRDRIALLKEKLRTIDKQMAIQRGNRGALVRVALVGYTNVGKSTLMNAVGKSEVFVEDKLFATLDTTVRKVVIKNLPFLLTDTVGFIRKLPTQLVESFKSTLDEVREADLLLHVVDISHPEFEDHIESVNQILKEIKSDDKPTIMIFNKIDKYKAEHFDEEDLMIERSTKHYSIEEWKNTWMNKVGENNAIFISATEKENFEEFRHKVYDAVREIHLTRFPYNNFLYPEYQDAFDKEDEVE; from the coding sequence ATGTTAGATAAAGAAATAATTAGTTACGAAAAAGCAGTTTTGGTTGGTATCATTACTCAAAACCAATCTGAAGATAAACTAAACGAATATTTAGACGAATTACAATTCTTAACATTCACTGCAGGTGGTGAAGTTGTCAAACGTTTTAAGCAAAAAATGGACAAACCAAATCCAAAAACTTTTGTCGGAACCGGAAAACTTGAAGAAATTGAATTATTTGTTACAGAAAATAAAATAGACACCGTTATTTTTGACGATGAACTTACTCCTGCTCAACAAAAAAATCTATCAAAAATATTGGAAGCAAAGGTTTTAGACCGAACCAATTTAATTTTGGACATTTTTGCTCAACGCGCAGAAACTTCATATGCAAGAACTCAAGTTGAATTAGCTCAATTTCAATATTTACTTCCTAGATTAACCGGTATGTGGACTCACCTTGAACGTCAACGAGGTGGAATTGGTATGCGTGGACCTGGAGAAACAGAAATTGAAACCGACCGTCGTATTGTTCGTGATCGCATCGCTTTACTTAAAGAAAAATTAAGAACCATTGACAAGCAAATGGCTATTCAACGTGGAAATCGAGGTGCTTTAGTTCGTGTTGCTTTGGTTGGTTATACCAATGTTGGAAAATCGACTTTGATGAATGCTGTCGGAAAAAGTGAAGTTTTTGTTGAAGATAAACTATTCGCAACATTAGACACTACGGTTAGAAAAGTGGTCATTAAAAACCTTCCTTTTTTGTTAACCGACACTGTAGGATTTATTAGAAAGCTTCCAACACAATTGGTTGAATCGTTTAAAAGTACTCTGGATGAAGTTCGAGAAGCCGATTTATTACTTCACGTGGTTGATATATCACATCCTGAATTTGAAGACCATATCGAATCGGTAAATCAAATTTTAAAAGAAATCAAAAGTGATGATAAGCCTACGATTATGATTTTTAATAAAATCGACAAATACAAAGCCGAACATTTTGATGAAGAAGATTTAATGATTGAACGTTCAACAAAACATTATTCTATTGAAGAATGGAAAAATACATGGATGAATAAAGTTGGTGAAAATAATGCCATTTTTATTTCAGCAACAGAGAAAGAAAACTTCGAAGAATTTAGACATAAAGTTTACGATGCGGTCAGAGAAATTCATTTAACACGTTTCCCTTACAATAACTTTTTGTATCCAGAATATCAAGATGCTTTTGACAAAGAAGATGAAGTTGAATAA
- the asnA gene encoding aspartate--ammonia ligase, whose protein sequence is MCRIQLENEQKIAFVKKTFSHLLCEKLNLIPISSPLMVLDGLGINDDLNGIERPVRFPIKSMNDKQAVIVHSLAKWKRIRLKEYEIKQEEGILTNMSALRPDEDYSPIHSIFVDQWDWEIRMNKTNRTISYLKENVLKIYESILETEKIISEKYTEIKPILPQQITFIHTEELLQLFPNQTAKEREHLITEKHGAVFLIGIGAKLSSGQLHDGRAADYDDWSTETELGKGLNGDLLVWNPVLKQSFELSSMGIRVDKMALHRQLIEREQEDKLSLSYHQMIMNDEIPLSVGGGIGQSRLCMFLLRKQHIGEVQVSLWDDKIVKEQLDKKIIML, encoded by the coding sequence ATGTGTAGAATTCAATTAGAAAACGAACAAAAAATCGCATTCGTAAAAAAAACATTTTCGCATTTACTTTGCGAAAAATTAAACTTGATTCCCATTTCTTCGCCATTAATGGTATTAGATGGTTTGGGAATCAATGACGATTTAAATGGTATTGAGCGTCCAGTTCGATTTCCGATTAAATCAATGAACGACAAACAAGCCGTAATTGTGCATTCATTAGCAAAATGGAAACGCATTCGGCTAAAAGAATACGAAATAAAACAAGAAGAAGGAATTTTAACTAACATGAGTGCTTTACGTCCTGATGAAGATTATTCTCCAATTCATTCCATTTTTGTTGACCAATGGGATTGGGAAATCCGCATGAATAAAACAAACAGAACAATAAGTTATTTAAAAGAAAATGTTCTGAAAATTTATGAAAGTATTTTAGAAACTGAAAAAATCATTTCTGAAAAATACACTGAGATTAAACCTATTTTACCTCAGCAAATAACATTTATTCATACCGAAGAATTATTACAATTATTTCCAAATCAAACCGCAAAAGAACGCGAGCATTTAATCACAGAAAAACATGGAGCAGTTTTCTTAATTGGAATTGGCGCGAAATTAAGTTCAGGTCAATTACATGATGGTCGAGCAGCTGATTATGATGATTGGAGCACAGAAACAGAATTAGGCAAAGGTTTAAATGGAGATTTATTAGTTTGGAATCCTGTATTAAAACAAAGTTTTGAACTTTCGTCTATGGGAATTCGCGTTGATAAAATGGCATTACATCGTCAATTAATCGAAAGAGAACAAGAAGATAAACTTTCACTTAGCTATCATCAAATGATTATGAATGACGAAATTCCGTTGAGCGTTGGTGGCGGAATTGGGCAATCTCGTTTGTGTATGTTTCTTTTAAGGAAACAGCACATCGGTGAAGTTCAAGTAAGTTTATGGGATGATAAAATCGTTAAAGAACAACTTGATAAGAAAATCATCATGTTGTAA
- a CDS encoding T9SS type A sorting domain-containing protein — protein sequence MKHFYFIVFFLSIQTFQAQTIRYVKSGATGTGISWNNASGDLQAMINQSNSGDKIYVAEGTYKPQIKAGETVYEWLTNNPKGPTDDKAKAFVLKNGIEIYGGFSATTPTTNLDLRNFETNETILSTDINNDDTGHANLATYADNYYHVVIVSGLTSETKLDGFTIRGGTSNQVSNNDYISVNNQEVKQSCGGGITFVNSTATIKNIKLEKVGRPIFVINSTVEMNNLSIKNGFGEFEVENSNLNIENLEYSNNKGHLYCRPVSNMPATNINIRNAVFSENISGPAVLRMPNDLNTNLFVNIDRAKFIGNQSTSYAIIQNNGGNLTLSNTVATGNTSVNQSGFLTITPRSQNLVNTIDLINCTIVSNKNNSSWHSESGAISGSGSVNTHIRIRNSIITKNKKAEEYVSLKDLITNPNLSIANSIIDGIYNEDNTWNTTMGVDLGGNLNAIPIFANFIPIETNPFADGDFSLVEDSPGIGAGNSSIYTTILNPDFILDVDGNPRFTGTSIDMGAFEFIDTANNKNFNKLNLKIYPNPTSDFVTVEGLDFEAKYFIYDLNGKILQSDSNINNNENISLYNYTSGIYILKIENKEGVYLQKIIKK from the coding sequence ATGAAACATTTTTATTTTATTGTCTTTTTTCTCTCAATACAAACTTTTCAGGCACAAACCATCCGTTATGTCAAATCTGGTGCAACCGGGACTGGTATTTCTTGGAACAATGCATCTGGCGACTTACAAGCCATGATTAATCAATCTAATTCTGGAGACAAAATTTATGTAGCAGAAGGAACTTACAAACCGCAAATTAAAGCTGGCGAAACAGTTTATGAATGGTTAACCAATAATCCTAAAGGGCCAACGGATGACAAGGCTAAAGCATTTGTACTGAAAAATGGAATTGAAATTTATGGAGGATTTTCTGCAACAACACCAACAACGAATTTAGATTTAAGAAATTTTGAAACAAACGAAACCATTTTATCAACAGATATTAATAATGACGATACCGGACATGCAAATCTAGCAACTTATGCAGATAATTATTATCATGTGGTTATTGTTTCCGGATTAACATCCGAAACAAAACTTGACGGTTTTACGATTAGAGGTGGCACATCCAATCAAGTATCAAACAACGATTACATTTCTGTTAACAATCAAGAAGTCAAACAAAGTTGTGGTGGAGGAATTACATTTGTGAATTCTACTGCAACAATTAAAAACATCAAATTAGAAAAAGTTGGAAGACCTATTTTTGTTATTAACTCAACTGTAGAAATGAATAATCTTTCAATCAAGAATGGATTTGGTGAATTTGAAGTAGAAAATTCAAATTTAAATATTGAAAATTTAGAATATTCTAACAATAAAGGGCATTTATACTGCAGACCAGTATCAAACATGCCTGCCACAAACATAAATATAAGAAATGCTGTTTTCTCAGAAAACATTAGTGGACCTGCGGTTTTACGCATGCCTAATGACTTAAACACAAATTTATTTGTTAATATAGACAGAGCCAAATTTATTGGAAATCAATCTACTTCTTATGCAATCATTCAGAATAACGGAGGTAATTTAACTTTATCAAATACAGTTGCAACAGGGAATACAAGTGTTAATCAATCAGGTTTTTTAACAATTACTCCACGTTCACAAAACTTAGTTAACACCATTGACCTTATTAATTGTACTATTGTTAGCAATAAAAACAATTCTAGTTGGCATTCAGAATCTGGTGCAATAAGTGGCAGCGGTAGTGTAAATACACATATTCGAATTAGAAACTCTATCATCACAAAAAATAAAAAAGCAGAAGAATATGTCAGCTTAAAGGATCTAATAACTAATCCAAATCTTTCTATAGCCAATAGTATTATTGACGGAATCTATAATGAAGATAACACTTGGAATACAACCATGGGAGTTGATTTGGGAGGAAACTTAAATGCAATTCCAATTTTCGCTAATTTCATTCCAATTGAAACAAATCCATTTGCAGATGGTGACTTTAGCTTAGTAGAAGATAGTCCAGGAATTGGAGCAGGAAATAGTAGTATTTACACAACTATCTTAAATCCAGATTTTATTTTAGATGTCGACGGAAATCCGAGATTTACAGGAACTTCTATTGATATGGGAGCTTTTGAATTTATTGATACTGCGAATAATAAAAACTTCAATAAACTAAATTTAAAAATATATCCAAATCCAACTTCTGATTTTGTTACTGTAGAAGGTTTAGATTTTGAAGCAAAATATTTTATTTATGATTTAAATGGTAAAATTTTGCAATCGGATTCAAATATCAACAACAATGAAAACATATCGCTTTACAACTATACATCAGGTATCTATATTTTAAAAATCGAAAATAAAGAAGGTGTTTATCTTCAGAAAATTATAAAGAAATAA
- a CDS encoding choice-of-anchor L domain-containing protein encodes MARTKCCTSQYIYIDNIIIEPVPSCPEPYDVTAISTTENSITLDWVQFGTTNSWDVIAIPAPNTLPDDLTGITIYNTASKPFTIPNLNSGSFYNIYVRANCSSNQVSNWSYISQGMTLISNNECVNSTNVPVNPGIECVESVTGTLIGATASNLGDVCSSDIEVRDVWYNFNAVGSTHMIRLVNMSSVFEDVYIVVYSGDCDGNLTQVACSQNPSGGGNSSIVLENLVPDQQYLFKVYSSEMNTQLTYEACVITPDSPLYVSESDYTIDELVKDVLVGNPCLVSNITWRTGTNFDEGNGISYFNKNNSSFAFAEGIVLSTGDFSAVAGPASNTLESGGSWVGDDDLLDYMQNQGLIVNTYNDATVLEFDFIPTHPNFSFDFIFASNEYGQFQCNYSDAFAFFLTDLNTNITTNLALVPGSNAPISVTTIRNELHSPIDSETNIPLCPSDNEIYFDKCFDPNYNGLNPLAAPINFKGHTVPMTAQATVVPGTSYHIKMVIADRDDSAMDSAVFLLGGSFDIGNVDLGSDLTIETNNALCAGQTHLLQAQIDTQNFSIKWFKNDDEISGQNTTSLLVEESGTYRIEATFLDSECKIIDEIVVEIYPSFKDDLGIPKDIQVCKSDSPIVDLTINEITIFNVLNPQDFTVEYYNSLQDSQNGINKINNFQNYDYTNNPQIFVKIINQLTSCVEILNFKIDVTETVKAPDFNDVEVCTHFKLPDLPANMTYHSLANGQGNQYQPGQILGQGEYKIYIFSNNQSCADESDFNVKVKACSVPKGISPNNDNLNDNFDLSFYNVEKISIFNRYGVEVYSHGKGYTNQWSGQDRGGKELPSGTYFYKIVTPFETFTGWVQLVREGK; translated from the coding sequence ATGGCACGTACCAAATGTTGTACAAGCCAATATATATATATCGATAATATAATTATTGAACCCGTTCCTTCTTGTCCCGAACCTTATGACGTTACTGCAATTAGTACTACAGAAAATTCGATTACACTAGATTGGGTTCAGTTTGGTACAACTAATTCTTGGGATGTAATTGCAATTCCTGCTCCTAATACTTTGCCAGATGATTTAACTGGAATTACAATTTATAATACGGCTTCAAAACCATTTACAATTCCAAATCTAAATTCTGGAAGTTTTTACAACATTTATGTTCGTGCTAATTGTTCGTCAAATCAAGTGAGTAATTGGTCTTATATTTCTCAAGGAATGACCTTGATTTCGAATAATGAATGCGTAAATTCAACGAACGTTCCAGTAAACCCTGGAATTGAATGTGTTGAAAGTGTAACAGGAACATTAATAGGGGCAACGGCATCAAATTTAGGTGATGTATGCTCTAGTGATATTGAAGTTAGAGATGTATGGTATAATTTCAATGCTGTCGGAAGTACACATATGATCAGATTGGTTAATATGTCATCAGTTTTTGAAGATGTTTATATTGTTGTGTATTCTGGTGATTGTGATGGAAATCTTACGCAAGTAGCTTGTAGTCAAAATCCATCTGGAGGCGGAAATTCATCTATAGTTTTAGAAAATTTAGTGCCTGATCAACAATATCTTTTCAAAGTGTATTCAAGTGAAATGAATACACAATTGACTTATGAAGCTTGTGTAATAACGCCTGATTCACCTTTGTATGTAAGCGAATCTGATTATACTATAGATGAGTTAGTAAAAGATGTGTTGGTTGGAAATCCTTGTTTAGTATCAAACATAACTTGGCGTACTGGAACAAATTTTGATGAAGGAAATGGTATTTCTTATTTTAATAAAAATAATTCATCATTTGCTTTTGCAGAGGGAATTGTACTTTCAACTGGAGATTTTTCTGCCGTTGCAGGACCGGCAAGTAATACTTTAGAGTCAGGTGGATCTTGGGTAGGTGATGATGATTTGTTAGATTATATGCAAAATCAAGGTTTGATTGTAAATACTTACAATGATGCTACGGTTTTAGAATTTGATTTTATACCTACTCATCCTAATTTTTCTTTTGATTTTATTTTTGCATCAAATGAATATGGTCAATTTCAATGTAATTATTCAGATGCATTTGCTTTTTTCTTAACAGATTTGAATACAAATATAACGACCAATCTAGCTTTAGTTCCTGGGTCTAATGCGCCAATTTCGGTTACAACTATTCGAAACGAATTGCATTCTCCAATAGATTCTGAAACAAATATACCATTATGTCCTAGCGATAACGAAATTTATTTTGATAAATGTTTTGATCCAAATTATAATGGATTGAATCCACTTGCTGCGCCTATTAATTTTAAAGGACATACCGTTCCAATGACGGCACAAGCTACTGTTGTTCCTGGCACTTCTTATCATATAAAAATGGTCATTGCAGATAGAGATGATAGTGCTATGGATTCTGCTGTGTTTTTATTGGGTGGTAGTTTTGATATTGGTAATGTTGATTTAGGTTCTGATCTAACGATCGAAACGAATAATGCCTTATGCGCTGGTCAAACTCATCTTTTACAAGCGCAAATTGACACACAGAATTTTAGTATAAAATGGTTTAAAAATGACGATGAAATTTCAGGTCAAAACACAACAAGTTTATTGGTTGAAGAATCTGGAACTTATCGTATCGAAGCTACTTTTTTAGATTCTGAATGTAAAATTATTGATGAAATTGTAGTAGAAATTTATCCTTCATTCAAAGATGATTTGGGAATTCCTAAGGACATTCAAGTCTGTAAAAGCGATAGCCCAATTGTAGATTTAACAATAAACGAAATTACAATTTTTAATGTATTGAATCCTCAAGATTTTACAGTTGAATATTATAATTCGTTACAAGATTCTCAAAACGGTATTAATAAAATAAATAATTTCCAGAATTATGATTATACCAATAATCCACAGATTTTTGTAAAAATAATTAATCAATTGACAAGTTGTGTTGAGATTTTAAATTTTAAAATAGATGTTACTGAAACCGTTAAAGCTCCTGATTTTAATGATGTTGAAGTTTGTACTCATTTTAAACTTCCTGATTTACCAGCAAATATGACTTATCATTCGCTTGCAAACGGTCAAGGAAATCAATATCAACCAGGTCAAATCTTGGGTCAAGGAGAATATAAGATTTATATTTTTTCAAATAATCAATCTTGTGCAGATGAATCAGATTTTAATGTCAAAGTAAAAGCGTGTTCTGTACCAAAAGGAATTTCTCCTAACAATGATAATTTGAATGATAATTTTGATTTATCTTTCTATAATGTAGAAAAAATATCAATTTTCAATCGATATGGTGTTGAGGTTTATAGTCATGGAAAAGGTTATACAAATCAATGGTCTGGTCAAGATAGAGGAGGAAAAGAATTGCCTTCGGGAACTTATTTCTATAAAATTGTAACTCCTTTTGAAACTTTTACAGGTTGGGTTCAATTGGTAAGAGAAGGTAAATAA
- a CDS encoding choice-of-anchor J domain-containing protein, with product MKKILFFLLISTCVYSQGFQENFNSGIPSTWLVTNNGIGVGQNWSSSPPASGNNSTVAAFVANETATVANPVQDWLISPQINLNSFSNPSLKFYGKVTPVAPNRNSVLKVMISTTGTNFSDFQLLETFNETYTGSPNPISPNNNFNLKQLDLSSYSNANVYLAFVMENTGIGKVWYVDDVSVENQCLNVTNIEIVNIGINQATVNWTDPGNSNSYQIELVEGNNQPTGVANFTSNTPTYTISNLNEGIVYKVYIRSICSNLNADWVASSEFQVAPLGSDCNSPISILSLPFVDTKNTVNYPNNYTGSPGNGCGIINIWEPTDYLFGNDVVYAFTPTTSMEVNIEMVVNKAYTGFFIYDDCDNIGINCIGGSTSNTTDSQYLNNLSLNANTTYYILVSNSSFAEPQDFEYTLNIQQVFCPPPVSLSVNQILTNSATLSWINGPGSNANSWEVFVKEVSPGLPLTSGTSVSSNSFVATQITAGQNLEPNTEYEFYIRSSCGNGNFSPWGGPKKFKTACLNTNLPFFEGFNSDSTTQSCWTIVNANNDEALWNLDSGFDPFEGDEVAILQAYTWNEDPTNDDWLISPRFIVNGQYRLKYNYKVDFFGDNYQPFEVKMSTTDTEISSFNQTLVPQENYSNLQYLEKTVYLPVTSGNLLIGWHVPNVVQANIYISII from the coding sequence ATGAAAAAGATTTTATTTTTTTTATTGATTTCTACGTGTGTTTACTCACAAGGATTTCAAGAAAATTTCAATTCTGGTATTCCATCAACTTGGCTTGTTACAAATAATGGAATTGGAGTTGGACAAAATTGGAGCTCATCTCCGCCTGCATCAGGAAATAATTCAACCGTTGCAGCTTTTGTAGCTAACGAAACAGCTACTGTAGCTAATCCTGTTCAAGATTGGCTAATTTCTCCTCAAATAAATTTGAACAGCTTTTCAAATCCTTCACTAAAATTTTATGGCAAAGTTACGCCTGTAGCTCCTAATCGAAATAGTGTATTAAAAGTAATGATTTCTACAACAGGTACTAATTTTTCGGATTTTCAGTTACTAGAAACTTTTAATGAAACGTATACTGGATCTCCTAATCCTATAAGTCCAAATAATAATTTTAATCTAAAGCAATTAGATTTGTCTTCATATTCTAACGCTAATGTTTATTTGGCATTTGTTATGGAAAATACTGGAATTGGAAAAGTTTGGTATGTTGATGATGTGAGTGTAGAAAATCAATGTTTAAATGTTACAAATATTGAAATAGTAAATATTGGTATAAATCAAGCTACAGTCAATTGGACCGATCCAGGTAATTCAAATTCTTACCAAATTGAATTAGTAGAAGGTAATAATCAACCTACTGGAGTGGCTAATTTTACTTCAAACACACCAACTTATACGATTTCTAATTTAAATGAAGGAATTGTATATAAAGTTTATATCAGATCTATTTGTTCAAATTTAAATGCTGACTGGGTGGCTTCAAGTGAATTTCAAGTAGCACCATTAGGCAGTGATTGTAATTCTCCAATTTCGATTCTTTCGCTTCCATTTGTTGATACAAAAAATACTGTAAATTATCCAAATAATTATACGGGTTCACCTGGAAATGGATGTGGAATAATAAATATTTGGGAACCAACAGATTATTTGTTTGGTAATGATGTAGTTTATGCATTTACACCAACTACTTCGATGGAAGTAAATATCGAAATGGTTGTAAATAAAGCTTACACAGGTTTTTTTATTTATGATGATTGTGATAATATAGGAATTAATTGTATTGGAGGAAGTACTTCTAACACGACTGATAGTCAATATTTGAATAATTTATCATTAAATGCAAATACAACTTATTATATTTTAGTTTCAAATTCAAGCTTTGCAGAACCTCAAGATTTTGAATATACCTTAAATATTCAACAAGTGTTTTGTCCACCTCCAGTTTCCTTATCGGTAAATCAAATTTTAACTAATTCTGCAACTTTATCGTGGATAAATGGACCTGGATCGAATGCCAATTCTTGGGAAGTTTTTGTGAAAGAGGTAAGTCCAGGTTTGCCTTTAACTTCGGGAACTTCAGTTTCTTCAAATTCATTTGTCGCAACACAAATTACTGCTGGACAAAATTTAGAACCGAATACTGAGTACGAATTTTATATCAGATCTTCTTGTGGTAATGGAAATTTTAGTCCTTGGGGTGGACCTAAAAAATTCAAAACAGCTTGTTTAAATACTAATTTACCATTTTTTGAAGGTTTTAATTCTGATTCAACTACACAGAGTTGTTGGACAATAGTTAATGCCAATAATGATGAGGCTTTATGGAATTTAGACTCTGGCTTTGATCCGTTTGAAGGTGACGAAGTTGCTATATTGCAAGCTTACACTTGGAATGAAGATCCTACAAATGATGATTGGTTAATTTCTCCACGTTTTATAGTAAATGGTCAATATCGATTGAAATATAATTATAAAGTTGATTTTTTCGGAGATAATTATCAGCCATTTGAAGTTAAAATGTCTACAACTGATACAGAAATTTCTAGTTTTAATCAAACTTTAGTACCTCAAGAGAATTATTCAAATTTACAATATCTAGAAAAGACGGTTTATTTACCTGTCACTTCTGGCAATCTTTTAATAGGATGGCACGTACCAAATGTTGTACAAGCCAATATATATATATCGATAATATAA
- a CDS encoding DUF3078 domain-containing protein, whose amino-acid sequence MGRYFFLLLFAVGFNFSNAQVHNDSIPTKRWKIAGSNSLTGSQTSFDKWQLGGTNNLTVNAKINYDFNYNKNKWSWDNKVMATYGFNRNKKSSVKKTDDRIDLNSIVSKTVSKEWSYSAYMNFQTQFDKGYDPNNEFKTISKFASPIFLQLGPGVLWKKHDDLKINISPASTKFIFVHEKFTKDGKSFSVEQNETQRLEFGAAAYIYYRFKVLDNITIENILGLYSNYIENTKNVDFDYQLNIDMKVTKFITANINYQAIYDNETFAAMQQRQSIGVGFKYAFHN is encoded by the coding sequence ATGGGTAGGTATTTTTTTTTACTATTATTTGCTGTAGGATTTAATTTCTCAAATGCACAAGTTCATAACGATAGCATTCCGACAAAACGTTGGAAAATTGCAGGTTCTAATTCACTTACAGGTAGTCAAACCAGTTTTGATAAGTGGCAACTTGGCGGAACAAATAACTTAACTGTAAACGCAAAAATCAATTACGATTTTAATTACAATAAAAACAAATGGTCTTGGGATAATAAAGTTATGGCTACTTACGGCTTTAACAGAAATAAAAAAAGTTCGGTTAAAAAAACCGATGACCGTATCGATTTGAATTCAATTGTATCAAAAACGGTTTCTAAAGAATGGTCGTATTCTGCATATATGAATTTTCAAACACAGTTTGACAAAGGTTATGACCCAAATAATGAATTTAAAACGATATCAAAATTTGCATCGCCCATTTTTTTACAATTAGGACCTGGAGTTTTATGGAAAAAACACGACGATTTAAAAATTAATATCTCACCTGCATCAACAAAATTCATTTTTGTTCACGAAAAGTTTACTAAAGATGGTAAATCATTTAGCGTTGAACAAAACGAAACCCAACGATTAGAATTTGGTGCTGCTGCTTATATTTATTATCGCTTTAAAGTTTTAGATAATATTACGATTGAGAATATTTTAGGTTTATATTCAAATTATATTGAAAATACTAAAAATGTCGATTTCGATTATCAATTAAATATTGATATGAAGGTGACCAAATTTATAACAGCTAATATCAATTATCAAGCTATTTATGATAACGAAACCTTTGCAGCAATGCAACAAAGACAGTCGATAGGAGTAGGGTTTAAATATGCTTTTCACAATTAA
- a CDS encoding DUF2480 family protein — translation MADEIVNKVAQSSLMVFDLEDYYPKNERVILDISQWLHAGFILKEKEFRDSLKNFDFQIYKDKLVALTCSTDAILPSWAFMLVSSYLQPHVQKVVQGSLHQLDLAFYEEVIANLDFTRYENKPVIIKGCSKKPIPEEAYVMATQKMMNFARSIMFGEACSAVPIFKKK, via the coding sequence ATGGCAGACGAAATTGTAAATAAAGTTGCTCAAAGTAGTTTAATGGTCTTTGATTTAGAAGATTATTACCCTAAAAATGAGCGTGTAATTTTAGATATTTCTCAATGGCTACACGCAGGATTTATTCTAAAAGAAAAAGAATTTCGTGATTCATTAAAGAATTTCGATTTTCAAATTTATAAAGACAAATTGGTTGCTTTAACTTGTTCTACAGATGCTATTTTGCCGTCTTGGGCGTTTATGTTGGTGAGTTCGTATTTACAACCGCATGTTCAAAAAGTAGTTCAAGGTAGTTTACATCAACTAGATTTAGCTTTTTATGAAGAAGTAATCGCTAATTTAGATTTTACTAGATATGAGAATAAACCTGTAATCATTAAAGGATGTTCTAAAAAGCCAATACCAGAAGAAGCTTACGTAATGGCAACTCAAAAAATGATGAACTTTGCACGTTCCATCATGTTCGGTGAAGCTTGTTCGGCAGTACCGATTTTCAAAAAGAAATAA
- a CDS encoding iron-sulfur cluster assembly protein — protein MEEIDMHELGEKIVKVLKTIFDPEIPVDIYELGLIYDVFVNENREVKILMTLTSPNCPVAETLPMEIQEKVSSIDMVKDVEIELTFDPPWSKDLMSEEAKLELGML, from the coding sequence ATGGAAGAAATAGATATGCATGAATTGGGTGAAAAAATCGTAAAGGTTTTAAAAACCATTTTTGACCCAGAAATACCAGTAGATATTTACGAATTAGGTTTGATTTACGATGTTTTTGTAAATGAAAATAGAGAAGTAAAAATCTTAATGACCTTAACTTCGCCAAATTGCCCAGTTGCTGAAACTTTACCAATGGAAATTCAAGAAAAAGTTTCGTCTATTGATATGGTAAAAGATGTTGAAATTGAATTAACTTTTGACCCGCCTTGGTCTAAAGATTTAATGAGCGAAGAAGCAAAATTAGAATTAGGAATGTTATAA
- a CDS encoding SufE family protein encodes MTIKEIQEEIVDEFAMFDDWMQRYEYIIDLGKNLPLIDEAYKTEDNIIKGCQSKVWVHAQKQDDKIVFTADSDAILTKGIIAVLIRVFSNQKAEDILNADMSFIDEIGLKEHLSPTRANGLVSMIKKIKMYALALQTK; translated from the coding sequence ATGACAATTAAAGAAATACAAGAAGAAATTGTTGATGAATTTGCAATGTTTGATGATTGGATGCAACGTTACGAATACATCATTGATTTAGGAAAAAACCTTCCGTTGATTGACGAAGCTTACAAAACCGAAGATAATATTATTAAAGGATGTCAATCTAAAGTTTGGGTCCATGCTCAAAAGCAAGATGATAAAATTGTGTTTACTGCGGATAGTGATGCTATTTTAACCAAAGGAATTATTGCTGTTTTAATTCGTGTTTTCTCGAATCAAAAAGCAGAGGATATTTTAAATGCTGATATGAGTTTTATCGACGAAATTGGTTTAAAAGAACATTTATCTCCAACTCGTGCAAACGGTTTGGTTTCAATGATTAAAAAAATTAAAATGTACGCATTAGCGCTTCAAACAAAATAA